AAGGATTCCATCGGAACTATTTTGAAAACTACAATCAGTTCTTCCACAGCCGATACATTGTTCAATCTTCCGAAAGGGCTTTATTGGGTGGAAGTTTCTTCGGGCGTTTGCGGAACGGTGAAAGATACACTGCGCATTAATTCTTCTTCCAACCTGCTTGTGATGGTGAACTACAGCGATGTTTCCTGCTATGGCGCAAACGATGGCTCTGCTTACACCACCCTTTCGGGAGGAATTGCTCCGTTCACGTATTCGTGGAGCAGCGGGCAAACCGCTTCCGCCATTACTAATCTTTCTGCGGGAAATTATTCCGTAACGGTGATTGATTCCAACGGATGTTCCCAAACCCAGTTTATTATTATTTCGCAGCCCAACCTGCTCGCTGCCGCTTTCACTCCTGGCGCGGACACGGTGAATCTTTTTATAAGCGGAACCGATTCATTCACGAATACTTCTTCGGGCGCGCTTTCCTGGCTCTGGAATTTTGGCGATGGCTCGCCTGCCGATACTGCCATGAATACTTCGCATACCTACACTGCCGTGGGCACATACACGGTAATGCTCATTGCGCAAAACGGAAACTGCTCTGACACTTCGTATAAGGTGATTGAAGTGATTTACGACAATCTCACGGGCGCGAATGTGCTGTTTACTTCTTCCGATGTAAATGTTATGTACGGCAATGGCGAAGTGTATTTGGATTTTGATTTGCCCGCCATCACCGATGTGAGCATCAGCATTTATAGTTTGCTGGGAGAAAAAATTGGCACGCAATACGAAGAGCATATCCGGAAAAAGCGTGTGCGCCTCGAAACCTCCCTGCTCTCTGCCGGAATTTATATTTCTGTTTCCTCCATGAAAGAGGCGGTGATTTCAAAAAAGATTATGCTGCCGGGGAGGTGAGTAAAATAAAAGAGGATGAAAAAAGTAGTATTCATCTTATTGTTATCCGTTTCTATCTGCACTATAGCAAGTGCGCAGCAGATAACTTTTTCAAAAGTATATTATGATTCACTAAACATGGGGATAGGCGCTAATGCATTTGTTCCCACATTTGATAATAAGTATATTGTTGCAGGCGGGTCATTCAGCAGCGCAGGGGGATACATTATGAAAATTGATTCGGCAGGAAATTCTCTCTGGAGTAAAACCATTGCTTGTGATGGATTTAATTGTATTGTTTCAACCAATGATTCCTGTTACATTCTTGGCGGCAGCAAATATAACGGCACTTTCTCCGATGCATTTTGTACAAAAATAAATTCAGCAGGAAGTGTTATTTGGTCGAAAACTTTCAGCGCGAATGACAACTTAAAGATTAATTCCATTCTGCAAACATTTGATTCGGGCTTTGTGATGACCGGCACTTTAAATATGAATGCTGCTCCTTATTCGAAAATATTTATCGCAAAAATGGATGCGGCTCTAACTATTTCCTGGGTGAAATTTATTGTTATAGGTAGCGATGACAACGAAGGATTTTCTGTGAAGCAGGCGCCTGACAGCAGTTATTATGTGGCTGGAAATACTGCCGATTATCCTCCTTACAATGCATACGCATTTGCCATTCATCTCTCAGAAAGCGGAACTGTATTGTGGGCGAAAAAATATAATTCAGGAAGTTATATTGTATTCAGTGATTTTATTGTTATATATAACGGACTTGTTTTCTATTTGGATGATGGTGGTAATGCGGAGCTTGCGAAGACAGATTTTTCAGGAAATATTTTATGGAATAAATGTTATCAAATTTTTCCTCAAGGTCCGCATATGTTTTTTCCCCAGGTTACAAGTAAAGTTCATCAAACAGCCGATACTTCTCTTGTTTTTGTAAGCGGTTCCTGTGGCGGAAGTTCCATGGCAAAAACCGATTCCTCCGGAAATGTGATATGGAGCAGAAGTTTAATTCTTGATGTGGTAGAAGCCGTAGAGACAAAGGATAAGGGATATTTCATTTTTGGAAATGGTCCCATGTGCGGCAGCAAACAACCACCCACTACTAGTTCTCAGATTGGCATTCTCAAAACCGATTCACTCGGAAATGATACGATTAATTCATGGTGGGGATGTATGTATGATAATCCATTTTCTGCTTCCTCCTGCATCATTAATTCCATTCTGGCAACCTTTGGAGTTTCTGGCGGTATAACATCAAATACTATTGCTTCTTCGGCAAATAATGTTGCAATTGTGGTTGAAGGTGGCTGTGTGGCGGTTTTAGGAGCAGTATCTGAAAATAAGGAGGATGAGTCCATTTCCATTTCCCCCAACCCCTTCACCACGCAAACCACAGTGGAGATAAAAGGAAATAGAGGTATAGGGGAAATAAGGGCAGAGGTCTATGATGTTTTCGGACGAGAGGTGAAATCATTAGTCATTAGTCATTCGCCATTTACCATTGAGCGCGGCAATCTTGGCAGCGGAGTGTATTTTCTGCGGCTGACTGAGGAGAATAAAATCTTCACTGGCAAATTAGTAATTACTGACTGACACAATGATGTGCCGTCAGGTGTTCCCATTTCTCTGAAACGCTTCAGGATTCCTCTGAAACGCCTCAGGATTTTTCTGAAACGCCTCAGGATTTTTCTGAAACACCTCAGGATTTTTCTGAAACGCCTCAGGATTTTTCTGAAACGCCTCAGGATTCTTCTGAAACGCTTCAGGATTCCTCTGAAACGCCTCAGGATTCTTCTGAAATGCCTCAGAATAGTCCTGAAGTAACGCAGCATTTCTCTGCGGTAATGCGGGAACTTTCCGTGCTGACGCGAGATTGTTTCGTGCTAACGCGAAGGTTTCTCGCGGTGACGCGAAATTGTTTCGCGGTTGCTAAATCGTATAAATCAATCAAAAAACATATAAACAACTAAATTCATACATCTTTTGCGTTAATGACAAAAAAAGCGAAAACATTCTCCAATCCTATTTTTTCTACTTTTGCGTTGCATTGGTTTCCCGACAAGTCGGGATGAAAAGGGAATCACGTGAAAATCGTGAGCAGTTCCCGCTGCTGTGAGTCCGTTAAAAAGCCTGCCTGCCGGCAGGCAGGTTTCTGTTTCATTTGCCACTATCCCGATGGCTATCGGGATGGGAAGGCGGCAGAAACCGGACAAGCCAGAAGACCTGCCAAAGCAAAACAATGTTTCCACAACATTGTTTCATTCGGAACTTCGGGAGAAAGTAACTGAGTGAGAAAAGAAAAACCGCTTCCTTTTTTTCTTATCTCCTCTTTTTATTTTCTCTTCTGGTTGCGAAAAGAAAATCAGTATAATACTGCTTTTTCCTTGCGGTGGAACTTTGAAAAGGCAGAACAAAAACAAAAACTATGCAAACAATTCTATCTTTGCAGGACAAAAACAAAATCTCCGTGGCAAAAAATTTCTCTTCTCTTTTAATTGCTGTTTGCCTCTTCAGCAATTTTTCTTTTTCGCAATACCTTCCCATCCGCAACCGCGCGGTTTGGAAAAGCCATGCGAAAGCCGACACAACTAAAGGGCAAAAACATGAAGCCAAAGCGAACAATTCACTCCCCCCGATGGGGGGAGATGGAGGGGGGCTTGACACTGCAAAGCGCTTAACCGAATTTATTGTTACCGCTTCGCGCACGGAGAAAAAAATAGAGGATGTGGGCAGAAGCGTTACTGTAATTTCTTCCGAAGAAATAAAAAAATCAGGCGCCAACTCGCTGGCGGAACTTCTTTCGCTGGCAGAAGGAATTTACATCACCGGCACACAGCAGAATTTCGGAGCCAACCAGAGTTTGTTCATGCGCGGGGCAAACAGCAATCAATCCGTTGTGATGCTCGATGGAATTCCAATTGCTGACCCATCCACGCCCAACAGCGCGCTCGACCTTTCCGAACTTTCGCTCATGGATATTGACCGCATAGAAATTGTGCGCGGCTCGCATAGCACGCTCTACGGCTCTTCGGCAATCGGAGGAGTCATCAACATCATCACAAATAAAAAAATGAAAGAGGGATTGAACATGAACGTAACCGGCACTGCCGGAAATTTCGGAAAAGGAACTTCGCTGCTTTCGGAAAATGTTGGAATGAATTACACTTTCAGCAATGGTTTATATGCAGGATTGACTTTTGCCAATGCCGATATTAACGGATTGGATGCAACGGTTGATACGAGCACGGCTGTTCCTAAAGTTCCGCGCGATAAAGATAACTTCAACCGCTTTGATTACGGAGGGAAAATCGGATTCACAAATCACCGGTGGAATTTATTTCTCTCGCAGCGGAACAGCGAAACACATTCCGATATTGATGCGGGCGCTTTTGCCGATGACAACAATTACACGCTCGCGCTCACGCGCAAACTTTTTTCGTATGGCATTTCCTGCAGGGTGGACAGCGGCTTCACGGTTTCTCTAAATGGCGGGCATTCCATTCTTTCGCGCACCGCGCTGAATGATTCTTCGCTCGTTGACAATCTCGGAAACTACGACCACATTTATTCGAATCAGGTTTATTCCGCAGAAACATTCACCAATGAAATGCAGTTCAAGTTCAGCCAAAAATCTTTTCACGTCATCTTAGGCGGAGGAATGAATGACCAGACCATGAACCAGAAATATTTTTCTTCTTACTACGGCACCATTTACCAAGGGGATTTGGATTCATTGAAACTTGCTTCGCGCACAAATAGTTTTTTTATTCTCACGGATATCAGCGGCACGGCATTTTCAGAAAAAGTAAAAAACTTTTCTCTTGCACTGGGCGCGCGCAGCAACCGCAACAATACCTTCGGAAGCAGCATCACGTACCAGGTGAATCCCATGCTGAAAGTTTCTTCCACTTCGTCCATTTATGTGAATATTTCCACCGGCTATAATGCGCCTTCGCTGTATCAACTTCATTCGCCCGATAAAACCGATTCCATTACGCGCGGCAACATTAATCTTCATCCTGAAACTTCGCTCACAAAAGAGTTTGGCGTGTATCAGAAAATAAATGAGAGCACCGGCTTGCGCATCGGGTATTTTCAAACGGTGGTGAAAGATATTGTCGAATATGTTTATCTCTGGGATAAAAATATTCCGGTGAATTCTCTTTCCTATTCCGATTACCGCGGAGATACGTATCTGAACCTTGGCACGCTCACTACTGAGGGAATTGAATTTGAAGCGCACGGTGCCATTGGAAAAAAGTTTTTGGTTGCAGGCAATTTCACTTATCTGCGCGGGCATCAGTTGAATTCGTATGAAGCCATTGACACCGTGAAAACAAAAGGCAATCACGTGCAGTTGGTTTCTAACGGTGGATTTGTTGACCAGAAAGATATTTCCGTGAACGGGTTATCGCGCAGGCCCTCCGCTGCAACTATTTCTTTGACTTATTCTCCTGTGGAAAAATTTTTCCTGAAAGCAGTTGTTAAAACCATTGGCGGAAGAAACGATATTGTCTATGATTATTCGCTCGGTCCCTATGGCGCGCTGGGAAAAATGCCGCTTACTTCTTACACGCTGGTTGATTTTATTTCAGGCGCAACCTTCAGTTCAAATCTTTCTGCGCTGGTGCGCGTGGAAAATATTTTCAACATCAACTATACCGAAATCATCGGTTACACTACGCGCGGGAGGGGAATTTATTTGAGCGTTCATTATTCGTTTTGATTTATGGCTAAGAAACCTCTCATTCTTGTAACCAACGATGACGGAATTTCTTCTCCCGGAATTTCTTCGCTGGTGGAAGTGATGAAAGAAATCGGAGAAGTAATTGTTGTTGCGCCTGACAAACCGCAATCGGGAGTGGGGCACGCCATCACCATTAATTCCACGCTGCGCATTCATAAAACAAAATTTCACAACGTAAAAATTGAGTACAGCGTTACCGGCACTCCGGTGGATTGCGTGAAAATGTGCATCAGCGAAATTTTAAAAGTGAAACCCGATTTAATTGTTTCGGGCATTAATCACGGCTCAAATATTTCCATCAATGTAATTTATTCGGGAACGATGAGTGCTGCGATTGAAGGAGCGATAGAATCCATTCCCTCTATAGGATTTTCGCTCATGCACGATTCTATTGATGCTGATTTTTTCGCATCAAAACAGATTGCAAAAACTATTTCCAAACAAGTTTTGCAGCACGGCTTGCCGAAGGACACGTGTTTGAATGTAAATATTCCCAAACTGCATCTTTCCGAAATCAAAGGAATAAAAATCTGCCGTCAGGCGCGCGCCAACTGGATTGAAGAATTTGACAAGCGCAAAGACCCTTCGGGAAATCCTTACTACTGGCTCACCGGAAAATTTATAAACTACGATGAAGGCAAAACCGATACGGATGTGTGGGCGGTTAAAAATAATTTTGTCTCCGTTGTGCCCATTCAGTTTGACATGACGGGCTACACAGCGCTTTCGCATATAGAAAAATGGAAGTGGGAACAGGAATTTCCAGTGGATAAAAAGAAAAAATGATTCACTCCGGAAAAAAGTTTGACAAAGTATGGCTCGGTGCAGCGCTCGGATTGGGCGCGCCATGGCTCACACTTTTTATTTTTTATTTAATCAAGTACAGCCAGATTTCTTTTTCCGAGTTTTTCAAAACCATTATTCTCGGCTATAATATTCTCACGCCTTCCGTTAGTTTATGCGTGCTTACAAACCTGCTGGTGTTTTTTATTTTCATCTGGACTGACCGCAACCACAGTGCGCGGGGAGTTTTGCTGTCTACATTTATTTATGCGGCATTCGTAGTTTACCAAAAATATCTCCGATGAAATTTTATATCATAGCAGGCGAGGCATCGGGCGATTTGCATGCATCTAATTTAATGCGCGGATTAAAAAACCTGAATCCGTCTATAGAATTTCGCTGCTGGGGCGGTGATTTGATGAAAGCACAGGGCGGAGAGTTGGTGAAACATTATTCCGAACTTGCGTTCATGGGATTTACGGAAGTGATTTTTAACCTCAGAATCATTCTGAAAAATATTGAATTCTGCAAAAAAGATATTCTGCAATATAAACCCGATGCATTAATTCTTGTTGATTATCCCGGTTTTAATCTTCGCATGGCAGAATTTGCTAAAAGGAACGGAATCAAAGTTTTTTATTACATCTCTCCGCAGGTGTGGGCGTGGAAGCAATCGCGCGTGCAGCACATAAAAAAATTTGTAGATAAAATGTTTGTGATTCTTCCGTTTGAAAAAGATTTTTATAAAAAGTTTGATTACGAGGTGGATTTTGTCGGGCATCCGCTGCTCGATGCGCTGGAGCAGAGAAAGCAAACAAAAGAATCGTTTGAGGACTTCACAAAGAAAAATAAATTAAATGGCAAATCCATTGTTGCCATTCTTCCCGGTAGCCGCAGGCAGGAAATAGAAAAAATGCTTCCGGTAATGTATAAAATGATTCCTTCATTTCCCGATTACCAGTTTGTGATTGCCGGAATTTCTTTACATGAAAAAGATTTTTATCAGAAACTTATTGGGAAAGCAAATGCAAAAATTATTTTTGGCAAAACGTATGAGTTGCTCGAACAATCAGCCGTTGCGCTGGTAACTTCAGGAACTGCCACGCTTGAAACCGCTTTGTTCGGAGTGCCGGAAGTAGTATGCTACAAAGGAGGAAAAATTTCTTTTGCTATTGCAAAACGATTAGTGAAGGTGAATTACATCTCGCTCGTGAATCTGATTATGGAAAAAGAAGTGGTGAAAGAATTAATTCAAAATGATTTCAATGAAACTAATCTTAGAAAAGAAACCGAAAAACTTCTCAACGATAAAACATACCGCAGCAAAATGATTTCTTCACTCGAAGAATTAAAAGAGAATCTCGGTGGAGCAGGCGCTTCGGAAAAAGTTGCTCGCTTAATGTTAAAATATCTCATGTAATCATCGAAAAACGAAACAATACGAAAAATACGAAAGTGTATTCTTTCGTACGTTCGCACAAATTCGTTTTTCGTAGATTTCAGAATTCCAGAATCCATGCAGAAATTTTATCCGCCCATCTTGGACTGCAGCGCTGAATAATCGCCATCGTAATCCAGAAGGGAATCATTGAAATGAGAAACATCAGGGTGAATGTTCCAAAAGTAATGATGAATAACCAGATGAAGAACCCGATTATTTGCGCTGATGTTACAACTTCCATAAGAGAGATTTTAATTTGTTGAGACAAAAATATACATTTTATTATATCTCCGAAATCATTTCATTCTTCTCTTATAAACAAAGACCTTTCAGGTTTTCAAAACCTGAAAGGTCTGCGGAAGAATTAATGCTCCTCGCCTGGAGGCGGAGGTGGCGGTTCCATCATTCCTTTTTTCTTTCCTCCATGTCCTTCTCTTCCTCTTTCTGAAATTTGTTCAAGCAAACGGTGCGCAAACATATCTTCTGCACGGTAAAGTTTTGCAACTTTTTTAACAGGAAGAACTGATTTGAATTTTCCATGGTATTCTTTTTCCAAATCCAGATTTTTTTGCCGGAATGCCATTTCTTCGTCCACAATTTTTTCCACTTGCTTGTCAGAAAGCGAGTCGATATTTTCTTTTGCATTCTTTACGTCCTCTCTGCGTTTCTTGTGAAGTTCCTCCCGCTTTTTCTGAAACTCATTGTACACGGGCCAGAACTTTTGCGCTTCTTCCGGAGTTAAATCCAGTTTTTGCGTGAGAAACGCAATGCGCATGGATTCCACTTTTTCTTTTTTGGGTCCGTCAGGAGGAGGTGGAGCAGAAGGCGGAGCGGGCGGCTGCTGCGAAAAAGATTTTGCCGCAAGGGCAATCAAAAAAATAATGATTGTGTTTTTCATATGATGTGTTTTAGAGTTCATTGATAATAGTATTTACATCGGTATTTTCCTCGAGATAGGAATTTATTTCTTCATTTGAAATATTTGTTTCTTCCTTTAACGCTTCTTCCGAAACAGAAGAAAGAAATTGTTCGGTAATGACAGATTCACTGATGTTATACAATTCAGGAGTGTCAATAATCTGCTGCACATCGTTATCGGAAAGAATAATTTCATTTTGGGAAATATTTTTCTTCAGGAGAAATATAGTAAGCAGAATGATTCCTGATAAAACTGCAAGCGAAGAAATAATTATAGAGGGCTTCAGAAGAAAAAATCTTTCTTTTGATTTTTCCCTGCTATGAATCCTGTCCATTATTTCTTCAGGCAGGTAATCGAAATAATTTTCGGGAATCTTAAAGTGGTTTTCTTTTTTTATGTTTTCAAGTTTGCTCATCGTCTGTTTGATGTTTGAAAAGGTGAATGGTTTAATTGTTTTTCAAATAGTCCTCAATCTTTTTCACGGCATGATGATACGATGCTTTCAATGCACCCACCGATGTGCCGAGCACTGCCGACATTTCTTCATACTTTAATTCATCGTAATATTTCATGTTGAAAACGATTCGC
This sequence is a window from Bacteroidota bacterium. Protein-coding genes within it:
- a CDS encoding T9SS type A sorting domain-containing protein is translated as MKKVVFILLLSVSICTIASAQQITFSKVYYDSLNMGIGANAFVPTFDNKYIVAGGSFSSAGGYIMKIDSAGNSLWSKTIACDGFNCIVSTNDSCYILGGSKYNGTFSDAFCTKINSAGSVIWSKTFSANDNLKINSILQTFDSGFVMTGTLNMNAAPYSKIFIAKMDAALTISWVKFIVIGSDDNEGFSVKQAPDSSYYVAGNTADYPPYNAYAFAIHLSESGTVLWAKKYNSGSYIVFSDFIVIYNGLVFYLDDGGNAELAKTDFSGNILWNKCYQIFPQGPHMFFPQVTSKVHQTADTSLVFVSGSCGGSSMAKTDSSGNVIWSRSLILDVVEAVETKDKGYFIFGNGPMCGSKQPPTTSSQIGILKTDSLGNDTINSWWGCMYDNPFSASSCIINSILATFGVSGGITSNTIASSANNVAIVVEGGCVAVLGAVSENKEDESISISPNPFTTQTTVEIKGNRGIGEIRAEVYDVFGREVKSLVISHSPFTIERGNLGSGVYFLRLTEENKIFTGKLVITD
- a CDS encoding TonB-dependent receptor, with amino-acid sequence MQTILSLQDKNKISVAKNFSSLLIAVCLFSNFSFSQYLPIRNRAVWKSHAKADTTKGQKHEAKANNSLPPMGGDGGGLDTAKRLTEFIVTASRTEKKIEDVGRSVTVISSEEIKKSGANSLAELLSLAEGIYITGTQQNFGANQSLFMRGANSNQSVVMLDGIPIADPSTPNSALDLSELSLMDIDRIEIVRGSHSTLYGSSAIGGVINIITNKKMKEGLNMNVTGTAGNFGKGTSLLSENVGMNYTFSNGLYAGLTFANADINGLDATVDTSTAVPKVPRDKDNFNRFDYGGKIGFTNHRWNLFLSQRNSETHSDIDAGAFADDNNYTLALTRKLFSYGISCRVDSGFTVSLNGGHSILSRTALNDSSLVDNLGNYDHIYSNQVYSAETFTNEMQFKFSQKSFHVILGGGMNDQTMNQKYFSSYYGTIYQGDLDSLKLASRTNSFFILTDISGTAFSEKVKNFSLALGARSNRNNTFGSSITYQVNPMLKVSSTSSIYVNISTGYNAPSLYQLHSPDKTDSITRGNINLHPETSLTKEFGVYQKINESTGLRIGYFQTVVKDIVEYVYLWDKNIPVNSLSYSDYRGDTYLNLGTLTTEGIEFEAHGAIGKKFLVAGNFTYLRGHQLNSYEAIDTVKTKGNHVQLVSNGGFVDQKDISVNGLSRRPSAATISLTYSPVEKFFLKAVVKTIGGRNDIVYDYSLGPYGALGKMPLTSYTLVDFISGATFSSNLSALVRVENIFNINYTEIIGYTTRGRGIYLSVHYSF
- the surE gene encoding 5'/3'-nucleotidase SurE, which produces MAKKPLILVTNDDGISSPGISSLVEVMKEIGEVIVVAPDKPQSGVGHAITINSTLRIHKTKFHNVKIEYSVTGTPVDCVKMCISEILKVKPDLIVSGINHGSNISINVIYSGTMSAAIEGAIESIPSIGFSLMHDSIDADFFASKQIAKTISKQVLQHGLPKDTCLNVNIPKLHLSEIKGIKICRQARANWIEEFDKRKDPSGNPYYWLTGKFINYDEGKTDTDVWAVKNNFVSVVPIQFDMTGYTALSHIEKWKWEQEFPVDKKKK
- the lpxB gene encoding lipid-A-disaccharide synthase, with the translated sequence MKFYIIAGEASGDLHASNLMRGLKNLNPSIEFRCWGGDLMKAQGGELVKHYSELAFMGFTEVIFNLRIILKNIEFCKKDILQYKPDALILVDYPGFNLRMAEFAKRNGIKVFYYISPQVWAWKQSRVQHIKKFVDKMFVILPFEKDFYKKFDYEVDFVGHPLLDALEQRKQTKESFEDFTKKNKLNGKSIVAILPGSRRQEIEKMLPVMYKMIPSFPDYQFVIAGISLHEKDFYQKLIGKANAKIIFGKTYELLEQSAVALVTSGTATLETALFGVPEVVCYKGGKISFAIAKRLVKVNYISLVNLIMEKEVVKELIQNDFNETNLRKETEKLLNDKTYRSKMISSLEELKENLGGAGASEKVARLMLKYLM